The following proteins are encoded in a genomic region of Gimesia algae:
- a CDS encoding RNA polymerase sigma factor: MDLTQLIELYRGPLVGLIAAWGAPWNDAAEIAQDSFAEAYLSRESCRGLWSEPEVFGPWLSGVARNRYRNWARSRKRRRNHVVSVEATTLESVAAPADPEPAPQLEKLRSAIDQLPLKQRQVVLMHYLEETSIKEVAVLLSLREKTVEGRLYQARKALRRMLDGKVSTTQIGRMLLCL, from the coding sequence ATGGACCTGACACAACTTATTGAACTCTATCGTGGACCGCTGGTAGGCCTGATCGCTGCCTGGGGGGCTCCCTGGAACGACGCTGCGGAAATTGCCCAGGACAGCTTTGCCGAGGCGTACCTGAGTCGAGAATCCTGTCGCGGACTCTGGTCGGAGCCTGAGGTTTTTGGGCCCTGGCTGAGTGGTGTGGCCCGCAACCGCTATCGCAACTGGGCCCGCAGTCGCAAACGACGTCGAAACCATGTTGTGTCTGTGGAAGCCACGACCCTCGAATCGGTCGCCGCTCCTGCTGATCCGGAACCAGCGCCCCAACTGGAAAAACTACGCAGCGCCATTGATCAACTGCCTCTCAAACAGCGTCAGGTGGTGCTGATGCATTATCTGGAAGAGACCAGCATCAAAGAAGTTGCAGTGTTGCTGTCGCTCAGAGAAAAGACGGTAGAAGGCCGCCTCTATCAGGCACGCAAGGCTTTGCGTCGGATGCTCGACGGGAAAGTTTCCACGACTCAAATTGGAAGGATGTTGCTATGTCTGTAG